Proteins encoded within one genomic window of Anopheles gambiae chromosome 3, idAnoGambNW_F1_1, whole genome shotgun sequence:
- the LOC1277857 gene encoding gamma-secretase subunit pen-2: MDLSRAPNERKLYLCKWYFKAGFALLPFLWSINTVWFFNEAFRKPAYEEQKEIKKYVIFSLVGTLIWVVAIISWVVTFQLKRTDWGEFADNISFIIPLGQA, encoded by the exons ATGGATCTATCACGTGCCCCTAACGAACGAAAGCTGTATTTGTGCAAATGGTACTTCAAAG CCGGATTCGCGCTGCTGCCCTTCCTGTGGTCCATCAACACGGTGTGGTTCTTCAACGAAGCGTTCCGCAAACCAGCCTACGAAGAGCAGAAGGAGATTAAAAAAT ATGTGATATTCTCGCTAGTAGGAACGCTAATCTGGGTGGTGGCCATTATATCGTGGGTAGTAACGTTCCAGCTGAAGCGAACCGACTGGGGAGAGTTTGCGGACAACATCAGCTTCATCATACCCTTAGGGCAGGCGTAA
- the LOC1277856 gene encoding cilia- and flagella-associated protein 57 → MEKNSRSKQISIIPKNAYGLRTDIQGNVHFTLKQEIIYPVAGVLAIHDFTTNKQKFLRFPQNCHPERIVLSPNRKFIAVVERNNDNKSMVNVYEIDTLRKRKTLQLPADCPNTQIGNICFTHDSRGVAVLSVEPDAFLSIFSFDKNDSLIIGRASNSSQQGQAVYLSCNPNDATIVAVGGYYMLKIMNRTDKGFGQIGTIKGDDLLITSMTWLSSDVLAAGTAETEIIFVESGELKIRQRADLIETVDLSGEGDTDLGATAAEVAERKHEVLCLTQFEKGFLYAIHNVVHVFERESNYNFRKKSIIRVPITLYDEPQYKIVNVAVNHEQDTIVVATLHSQLYIGMLIVPETLKISELVFQNLGEPLHISGIIGMAVCSWKPIVMTASRDLTIRVWNYETMKVELVKKYQIEIGVIALHPSGFFAAVGFIDLLRLLQIQLDDLKETKSFNLASCTQLEFSNQGHLLAAAHGKMITLICIFTFEVVQSLKGHNGSILSLAWSTDDAVLVSGGNDGAIYKWNVVTGERLEEVVQKGIHYRSIALTSDAHSVYSITNTGLIREVAKSDIAREFKIPELTPLTDMALARSDAILFVGSVKGHLYNVQVPLVDTSSGNCTNFRFFNTKVTKICITYDDCTLITAADDGTLIIWRILNNEGKTARQAPELGRCADVLIARQELIEKNESINTLEMRIQQQSMEFAYKMKQGDAFHSEQMRDIHKDYCAAIENLKKKNIEMEQAHTEEFNLITASIAQGKEDHQKEMMDFEAQFHEKIIMEYDKLTSMKNKMDAMREEYEVKLRRSAGCLQDTIESMEADQKRLLSEKQDIIDNLLKDMDRKRAEFDEYCRQVDVDNDRHKVELQLQYEKRLQEEEENSIKWRGEAGVLKKKFSTLSRESEAYRKEIETMQAQHGKFQQSIRQHQREIEALRKELAERDSTIRDKDRRVFELGKKNSELEKYKQVLSMKITELKAQIEPKEREIKEKKEFILEMEKKLEELQQNNKQLELQLQELRDKYVGIDLELRRERNRFRASKAQYQRLCGEIYNVSGLIQRPELLKRSVKELCHRYSNDKELQKSLALDEDVQNEFLRQREYLERMTKSAKQKASGQRKDGGESLKLKKENMELLAELNALRELLNEKQRDCTRMEALLGLSSKAISPRQAKEKLEKAVADRDALEAHHREQMAKLEEMVRALSNENQTLRAELIAQSSTRSKPATTPATSGAAGAAAASK, encoded by the exons ATGGAGAAGAATAGCCGCTCGAAACAAATCTCAATCATTCCGAAAAATGCGTACGGGCTGAGGACCGATATTCAGGGTAACGTACACTTTACCCTCAAGCAGGAAATCATCTACCCCGTGGCGGGCGTGTTGGCCATCCACGATTTTACCACCAacaagcaaaagtttttgag ATTTCCTCAAAATTGCCATCCGGAACGAATCGTGCTGAGCCCGAACCGGAAGTTTATAGCCGTGGTGGAAAGAAACAACGATAA CAAATCGATGGTGAACGTTTACGAGATTGACACGCTGCGCAAGCGGAAAACGCTCCAACTGCCGGCAGACTGTCCGAACACGCAGATCGGCAATATCTGCTTCACGCACGACTCCCGCGGAGTGGCGGTCCTGTCCGTCGAACCGGACGCCTTCCTGTCGATCTTTTCGTTCGACAAGAACGATTCGCTCATCATTGGCCGGGCGTCCAACTCGAGCCAGCAGGGCCAGGCCGTCTACCTGTCGTGCAATCCGAACGATGCCACGATAGTTGCCGTCGGCGGATACTACATGCTGAAGATAATGAACCGCACCGACAAGGGCTTCGGCCAGATCGGTACGATCAAGGGTGACGATCTGCTGATCACCTCCATGACGTGGTTATCGTCGGACGTGCTGGCGGCCGGCACCGCCGAGACGGAGATCATCTTCGTCGAGTCGGGCGAGCTGAAGATCCGCCAGCGGGCCGACCTGATCGAGACGGTCGACCTGTCCGGGGAGGGCGACACGGACCTGGGCGCCACTGCGGCGGAAGTTGCAGAGCGGAAGCACGAGGTGCTCTGCCTGACGCAGTTCGAGAAGGGTTTCCTCTACGCGATCCACAACGTGGTGCACGTGTTCGAGCGGGAATCGAACTACAACTTTCGCAAGAAGTCGATCATCCGCGTGCCGATCACGCTGTACGACGAGCCGCAGTACAAGATCGTGAACGTGGCGGTGAACCACGAGCAGGACACGATCGTGGTGGCGACGCTGCACTCCCAGCTATACATCGGCATGCTGATCGTGCCGGAAACGCTCAAGATCAGTGAGCTGGTGTTTCAAAACCTGGGCGAACCGCTGCACATCAGCGGCATCATTGGGATGGCCGTGTGCTCGTGGAAGCCGATCGTGATGACAGCAT CACGTGATTTGACGATTCGCGTGTGGAACTACGAGACGATGAAGGTGGAGCTGGTGAAGAAGTACCAGATCGAGATCGGTGTCATTGCGCTGCATCCGTCCGGGTTTTTCGCCGCCGTTGGCTTCATCGATCTGCTCCGGCTGCTCCAGATCCAGCTGGACGATCTGAAGGAAACGAAGAGCTTCAATCTGGCCAGCTGTACGCAGCTCGAGTTCTCCAACCAGGGACATCTGCTGGCGGCGGCTCACGGGAAGATGATTACGCTCATCTGCATCTTCACGTTCGAGGTGGTGCAGTCGCTGAAGGGCCACAATGGCAGCATCCTGAGCTTGGCCTGGTCCACGGACGATGCGGTGCTAGTGTCCGGAGGTAACGACGGTGCAATCTACAAGTGGAATGTGGTGACGGGCGAACGGCTGGAGGAGGTCGTTCAGAAGGGCATCCACTACCGGTCGATTGCGCTGACGAGTGATGCGCACTCGGTGTACTCCATCACCAACACGGGACTCATTCGAGAAGTTGCCAAATCGGACATT GCTCGAGAGTTCAAAATTCCCGAGCTGACGCCCCTCACCGATATGGCTCTGGCCCGCTCGGATGCAATTCTGTTCGTGGGAAGCGTGAAGGGCCATCTGTACAACGTGCAGGTGCCGCTGGTCGACACGAGCAGCGGGAACTGTACCAACTTTCGCTTTTTCAACACCAAAGTGACGAAGATCTGCATCACGTACGATGATTGCACGCTGATCACGGCGGCCGACGACGGGACGCTCATCATCTGGCGCATACTGAACAACGAGGGCAAAACGGCACGCCAAGCGCCGGAGCTGGGCCGGTGTGCGGATGTGCTGATCGCGCGCCAGGAGCTGATCGAGAAGAACGAATCGATCAACACGCTCGAGATGCGCATCCAGCAGCAGAGCATGGAGTTTGCGTACAAGATGAAGCAGGGCGATGCGTTCCATTCCGAGCAGATGCGTGACATCCACAAGGATTATTGTGCCGCGATCGAGAACCTTAAG AAAAAGAACATTGAAATGGAGCAGGCGCACACGGAAGAGTTCAACCTGATCACCGCGAGCATCGCCCAGGGCAAGGAGGACCACCAGAAGGAGATGATGGACTTTGAGGCACAGTTCCACGAGAAGATCATCATGGAGTACGACAAGCTGACGAGCATGAAGAACAAGATGGACGCGATGCGGGAGGAGTACGAGGTTAAGCTGCGTCGCTCGGCAGGATGTTTGCAGGATACGATTG AATCAATGGAAGCGGACCAGAAACGTTTGCTGAGCGAAAAGCAGGACATCATCGACAACCTGCTCAAGGATATGGATCGCAAGCGGGCCGAATTCGATGAGTACTGCCGCCAGGTAGACGTAGACAACGATCGCCACAAGGTGGAACTGCAGCTTCAGTACGAGAAACGGCtacaggaggaggaggaaaactcCATCAAGTGGCGCGGTGAGGCCGGCGTGCTGAAGAAAAAGTTCTCCACGCTGAGCCGCGAGTCGGAGGCGTACCGGAAGGAGATCGAAACGATGCAAGCGCAGCACGGCAAGTTCCAGCAGAGCATCCGGCAGCATCAGCGCGAAATCGAGGCGCTGCGCAAGGAGCTGGCCGAGCGCGACAGTACGATACGGGACAAGGATCGCCGAGTGTTCGAGCTGGGCAAGAAAAACTCCGAGCTGGAGAAGTACAAACAGGTGCTGTCGATGAAGATCACCGAGCTGAAGGCACAGATCGAGCCGAAGGAGCGCGAGATCAAGGAGAAGAAAGAGTTCATCCTGGAGATGGAGAAGAAGCTGGAGGAGCTGCAGCAGAACAACAAGCAGCTGgagctgcagctgcaggaGCTGCGCGACAAGTACGTGGGCATCGATCTGGAGCTGCGGCGCGagcggaaccgattccgggcGTCGAAAGCCCAGTACCAGCGGCTCTGCGGGGAGATTTACAACGTGTCCGGGTTGATACAGCGACCGGAGCTGCTAAAGCGCAGCGTTAAGGAGCTTTGCCACCGGTACTCGAACGATAAGGAGCTGCAGAAGTCGCTCGCACTCGACGAGGACGTGCAGAACGAGTTCCTGCGCCAGCGCGAGTACCTCGAGCGGATGACCAAGAGCGCCAAGCAGAAGGCAAGCGGCCAGCGCAAGGATGGTGGCGAATCGTTGAAGCTGAAGAAGGAAAACATGGAACTGCTGGCGGAGCTGAACGCACTGCGCGAGCTGCTGAACGAAAAGCAGCGCGACTGTACGCGAATGGAAGCGCTGCTGGGCCTTTCGAGCAAAGCGATCTCACCCCGGCAGGCGAAAGAAAAGCTGGAAAAGGCTGTTGCG GACCGGGACGCACTGGAGGCACACCATCGGGAGCAGATGGCCAAGCTGGAGGAGATGGTGCGCGCGCTGTCGAACGAAAACCAAACCCTGCGCGCCGAACTGATCGCGCAAAGCAGCACACGCAGCAAACCGGCGACAACACCGGCCActagtggtgctgctggtgctgctgctgctagtaaGTGA
- the LOC1277855 gene encoding sphingomyelin phosphodiesterase 1: MFPTWSTFCVAFFGVFCVACFAQRAAVPGSPRGTPYRIDLAQYNQALLPRVRTLLGAAELAEEQYVPYFELLPEYRDRLSGNFLLDGFARARDAARCLTCMSSSYLFLSYYNETIVDGRGNTERVWTFAKRICRLLGFKQYLCEGVVNMNGEVIEYVLRNRRPFPEPEDICQIFLQEQDCVRDGRSITEAALYRSVDITPPAEEQEEQVRSRMYTPPDADGSCSANISPKKSPLTIVHLTDIHYDPEYVVGVNADCKAEACCRTLPDLAPATPETAAGYWSDYRDCDTPWHGVVDVMEHIRRQHPKIDAIYFTGDIVHHFTWNTSIETNEGAMRQVFDLMKRVFPGVPLYPVLGNHESHPANLYAPHDVEASYRMDYLYDFIADQWADWLPIKDIRPTLTEGGYYTVRTPYGVRIIGLNNNPCFVHNFWLFYSLDYFMPQLQWLHDTLLQAERDNERVHILAHVPSYDDSCFIGWTREYRKIVERFAHIIAGQFNGHSHVDEFNLYYRRDDPSRAVSVAWNGGSTTTFTKLNPNYKVFQFDPVTFEPLEQETWMYNLTDANLTPDQRPSWYRLYSFKSYYQLPDLSVDSLHRLVQRFAQSEQQLHRYWQAKQKYSDPLLQEGCTSTCLRNALCAIVRTEHDDERACELLYERAAQSNATTTQSG, from the exons ATGTTTCCAACATGGAGCACTTTTTGTGTGGCGTTTTTCGGTGTTTTTTGCGTGGCATGCTTTGCCCAACGTGCTGCCGTTCCCGGATCTCCACGCGGAACACCGTACAGGATTGATTTAG CACAATACAATCAGGCACTGTTACCAAGGGTGCGCACCCTGCTCGGGGCGGCTGAGCTAGCGGAGGAGCAGTATGTGCCGTACTTCGAGCTGCTGCCCGAGTATCGCGACCGGCTCAGCGGAAACTTCCTGCTCGATGGATTTGCACGCGCTCGGGATGCTGCCCGGTGCCTTACCTGCATGTCCAGCTCGTACCTGTTCCTGAGCTACTACAACGAAACGATCGTAGATGGGCGGGGGAACACGGAGCGGGTGTGGACGTTCGCGAAGCGTATCTGTCGACTGCTCGGCTTCAAGCAGTACCTGTGCGAGGGTGTGGTCAACATGAACGGGGAAGTGATTGAGTATGTGTTGCGGAACCGCAGACCATTCCCGGAGCCGGAAGACATCTGCCAGATATTCCTGCAGGAGCAGGACTGTGTGCGTGATGGCAGAAGCATTACGGAGGCGGCTCTGTATCGCTCCGTTGACATAACACCACCggcggaggagcaggaggaacaGGTTCGTTCGCGAATGTATACCCCACCGGATGCGGATGGTTCTTGTTCGGCGAATATTTCCCCCAAAAAGTCACCGCTAACGATCGTACACCTCACGGACATCCATTACGATCCGGAGTATGTGGTCGGTGTGAATGCGGACTGTAAGGCGGAGGCGTGCTGTCGAACGCTGCCCGATCTGGCGCCCGCAACGCCGGAAACGGCAGCCGGCTACTGGAGCGACTATCGGGACTGTGACACACCGTGGCACGGTGTGGTCGACGTGATGGAGCACATACGCCGCCAGCATCCGAAGATAGATGCGATCTACTTCACCGGGGACATTGTGCATCACTTCACCTGGAACACGTCGATCGAAACGAACGAGGGCGCGATGCGGCAGgtgtttgatttgatgaaGCGCGTCTTCCCGGGTGTCCCGCTGTATCCGGTGTTGGGCAATCACGAATCACACCCGGCTAATTT GTACGCTCCACATGACGTAGAGGCATCGTATCGGATGGATTATTTGTACGACTTTATCGCGGACCAGTGGGCCGATTGGCTGCCAATCAAAGACATCCGTCCAACGCTAACGGAAGGTGGCTACTACACAGTGCGAACGCCTTACGGCGTGCGCATCATCGGGCTCAACAACAATCCCTGCTTCGTGCACAACTTCTGGCTGTTCTACAGTCTCGACTACTTTATGCCACAGCTCCAGTGGCTGCACGACACACTCCTGCAAGCCGAGCGGGACAACGAACGAGTTCACATCCTAGCGCATGTCCCTTCGTACGATGACTCCTGCTTTATCGGGTGGACGCGCGAGTACCGGAAGATTGTGGAACGGTTTGCGCACATCATTGCGGGCCAGTTTAACGGACACTCGCACGTGGACGAGTTCAATCTGTACTACCGTCGGGACGATCCATCGCGTGCAGTGAGTGTGGCATGGAACGGAGGCTCTACGACCACGTTCACGAAGCTCAATCCCAACTACAAGGTGTTCCAGTTCGATCCGGTTACGTTT GAACCGCTGGAACAAGAAACCTGGATGTACAACCTTACGGATGCGAACTTAACGCCCGATCAGCGTCCTTCCTGGTATCGTTTGTACAGCTTCAAGAGCTACTATCAACTGCCGGATCTCAGCGTGGACTCCCTGCATCGGCTTGTCCAACGGTTTGCTCAATCGGAACAGCAGCTCCATCGGTACTGGCAAGCGAAGCAAAAGTATTCCGATCCACTACTTCAAGAAGGCTGCACCAGTACCTGTCTGCGCAATGCACTGTGCGCTATCGTACGCACCGAGCATGACGATGAAAGAGCCTGTGAGCTACTATACGAACGAGCGGCTCAATCAAACGCTACCACCACCCAATCTGGCTAA
- the LOC1277854 gene encoding glucose-fructose oxidoreductase domain-containing protein 1 — MLPGIGMFGTGEVTHVLVPILRDKGFNIVAIWGRTGKEAEQAALELKIPFHTAKIDDVLLRKDVDLVFITCPPFLHSQISVKALGIGKHVVCDKPMTLMQSDALKMVRASQYYPTLISIVNHSLRFLPAIAHMKRAIQEGYIGPPGPCLDQTLIDVKVRMGPLFNRKRYDWLCDESMGGGALNLVGSHVIDLVKFLTERKAVRVHGTVRTYAMYASHSHTGIRRVAAPDVCAFQMELESDGSTSSALVTVNINCHESNNAFQQEVVIYGPAGHLTVRGGDLVGHRLNAETGAVKEEMLYVDVQDLQFSATSDTALPRPYVKGLCKLVGALRDAFHPNKESAGWIKEPVQAAATFEDGLYVQAVLDAIRKSSSERCWTKVNVCAESPTGQQKQNVLASAAARIASVSAIRADPSINHAGYF; from the coding sequence ATGCTCCCGGGAATCGGTATGTTCGGTACGGGCGAGGTGACCCACGTGCTGGTGCCGATACTGCGCGACAAAGGCTTCAACATCGTGGCGATCTGGGGCCGCACGGGCAAGGAGGCGGAGCAGGCGGCGCTCGAGCTGAAGATCCCGTTCCACACGGCCAAGATCGACGACGTGCTGCTGCGGAAGGACGTCGATCTCGTGTTCATCACCTGCCCGCCCTTCCTGCACTCCCAGATATCGGTGAAGGCGCTCGGCATCGGCAAGCACGTCGTGTGCGACAAACCGATGACGCTGATGCAGAGCGATGCGCTGAAGATGGTCCGCGCCAGCCAGTACTACCCGACGCTCATCTCGATCGTGAACCACTCGCTCCGGTTTCTGCCCGCCATCGCGCACATGAAGCGCGCCATCCAGGAGGGGTACATTGGGCCGCCCGGACCCTGCCTCGACCAGACGCTGATCGACGTGAAGGTGCGGATGGGCCCACTGTTCAACCGCAAGCGGTACGACTGGCTGTGCGACGAGTCGATGGGCGGTGGGGCGCTGAACCTGGTCGGCAGTCACGTGATCGATCTGGTAAAGTTCCTCACGGAGCGGAAAGCGGTCCGGGTGCACGGGACGGTGCGCACGTACGCGATGTACGCGTCCCACTCGCACACGGGCATCAGGCGGGTGGCGGCGCCCGACGTGTGCGCCTTCCAGATGGAGCTCGAAAGCGACGGCAGCACGTCCAGCGCCCTGGTGACGGTGAACATCAACTGCCACGAGTCGAACAACGCGTTCCAGCAGGAGGTGGTCATCTACGGACCGGCCGGCCATCTGACCGTGCGGGGCGGCGATCTGGTGGGCCACCGGCTGAACGCCGAGACGGGCGCCGTCAAGGAGGAGATGCTGTACGTGGACGTGCAGGATCTGCAGTTTTCGGCCACCTCGGACACGGCCCTGCCGCGACCGTACGTGAAGGGTCTGTGCAAGCTGGTCGGGGCGCTGCGGGACGCGTTCCACCCGAACAAGGAGAGTGCGGGCTGGATCAAGGAACCGGTCCAGGCGGCGGCCACCTTCGAGGATGGGCTGTACGTGCAGGCGGTGCTGGACGCGATCCGGAAGTCGAGCAGCGAGCGCTGCTGGACGAAGGTGAACGTGTGCGCCGAATCGCCGACCGGCCAGCAGAAGCAAAACGTGCTCGCGAGTGCGGCGGCTCGTATCGCCTCCGTGTCGGCAATTAGGGCCGATCCCAGTATTAATCATGCCGGATACTTTTAA